A window from Bordetella petrii encodes these proteins:
- the ftsA gene encoding cell division protein FtsA encodes MTRDIKDLIVALDIGTSKVVAVVAEILPEGRFEVLGLGQHESRGMRKGVVVNIETTVNSIQRALEEAELMADCKIRDVYTGIAGSHIRSFNSSGMVAVKDKEVTATDVARVIETAKAVNIPTDQQVLHVLTQEFIVDGQEDIREPIGMSGLRLEVRVHIVTGAVSAAQNIVKCVRRCGLEVQDLILQPLASSLACLTADEKELGVVLVDIGGGTTDVAIFTGGAIRHTAVLPIAGDQITNDIAAMLRTPTPDAEEIKLRYGVAKQVLARPDETVEVPGLGDRGPRQVKRQALGAVIEPRVEELFSLVQQVVRDSGYEDLLASGVVLTGGTAQLPGMIELAEDVFLKPVRVAVPEYEGSLSDVMRNPRFSTVMGLLQEARMQRVRGRKVAAQTGSFKSLLARMKEWFMN; translated from the coding sequence ATGACCCGTGACATCAAGGACCTCATCGTCGCCCTGGATATCGGCACCAGCAAAGTGGTGGCCGTGGTCGCCGAAATCCTGCCGGAAGGGCGCTTCGAAGTGCTGGGGCTGGGCCAGCACGAATCGCGCGGCATGCGCAAGGGCGTGGTCGTCAATATCGAGACCACGGTCAACTCCATCCAGCGCGCGCTTGAAGAAGCGGAGCTGATGGCGGACTGCAAGATCCGCGACGTGTACACCGGCATCGCCGGCAGCCATATCCGCAGCTTCAATTCCAGCGGGATGGTGGCCGTGAAAGACAAAGAGGTCACCGCCACCGACGTGGCGCGGGTGATAGAGACCGCCAAGGCCGTCAACATTCCCACCGACCAGCAGGTGCTGCACGTGCTGACGCAGGAATTCATCGTCGACGGCCAGGAAGACATCCGCGAGCCCATCGGCATGAGCGGCCTGCGCCTGGAAGTGCGGGTGCACATCGTGACCGGCGCGGTCAGCGCGGCGCAGAACATCGTCAAGTGCGTGCGCCGCTGCGGCCTGGAAGTGCAGGACCTGATCCTGCAGCCGCTGGCGTCCAGCCTGGCCTGCCTGACGGCCGATGAAAAAGAGCTGGGCGTGGTGCTGGTGGACATCGGCGGCGGCACGACCGACGTGGCCATTTTCACCGGCGGCGCGATCCGCCATACGGCGGTGCTGCCGATCGCCGGCGACCAGATCACCAATGACATCGCGGCCATGCTGCGCACGCCCACGCCCGATGCCGAGGAAATCAAGCTGCGCTACGGCGTGGCCAAGCAGGTGCTGGCGCGCCCCGACGAAACCGTCGAGGTGCCCGGCCTGGGCGACCGCGGTCCGCGCCAGGTCAAGCGCCAGGCGTTGGGCGCGGTGATCGAGCCGCGCGTCGAAGAGCTGTTCTCGCTGGTGCAGCAGGTGGTGCGCGATTCGGGCTACGAAGACCTGCTCGCCTCGGGCGTGGTGCTGACCGGCGGCACGGCGCAGCTGCCCGGCATGATCGAACTGGCCGAAGACGTATTCCTGAAGCCGGTGCGCGTGGCGGTGCCCGAGTACGAAGGCAGCCTGTCCGACGTGATGCGCAACCCGCGCTTCTCGACCGTGATGGGTCTGCTGCAGGAAGCGCGCATGCAGCGCGTGCGGGGCCGCAAGGTGGCCGCCCAGACCGGCAGCTTCAAGTCGCTGCTGGCGCGCATGAAGGAGTGGTTCATGAATTGA
- a CDS encoding cell division protein FtsQ/DivIB, with the protein MWNDARTTNLIANTLAVLAVVAMLAAGVAWVAHRPYFTLSAIELEAAPDTDLRYVSPEAVRAVIAGRFEGNFFTVDLDQAREVFESVPWVRRASIRRIWPDTLRVRIEEQQPLALWNENQMINTWGEAFTANTGELDDDSALPQFSGPEGSEGLVVQRYAELARWFAPLDLHVRELDLSARYAWKATLSNGMVLDLGRDPGADAPDPHGLPGALPFAARIQRFVQAWPAVTSRLEGRSVTQADLRYPNGFALSLAPLPDGHSKPKSPSTSSKKR; encoded by the coding sequence GTGTGGAACGACGCGCGCACCACCAACCTGATCGCCAACACGCTGGCCGTGCTGGCGGTGGTGGCCATGCTCGCCGCCGGCGTGGCGTGGGTGGCGCATCGTCCGTACTTCACGCTGTCGGCCATCGAGCTCGAGGCGGCGCCCGATACCGACTTGCGCTACGTGTCGCCCGAAGCGGTGCGCGCGGTGATCGCGGGGCGCTTCGAGGGCAATTTCTTTACGGTCGACCTGGACCAGGCGCGCGAGGTGTTCGAGTCGGTGCCGTGGGTGCGGCGCGCCTCGATCCGGCGCATCTGGCCGGACACGCTGCGCGTGCGCATCGAAGAGCAGCAGCCGCTGGCGCTGTGGAACGAGAACCAGATGATCAATACCTGGGGCGAAGCGTTCACGGCCAACACCGGCGAGCTGGACGACGACAGCGCGCTGCCGCAGTTCTCGGGCCCGGAAGGGTCGGAGGGGCTGGTGGTGCAGCGCTATGCCGAGCTGGCGCGCTGGTTCGCTCCGCTGGACCTGCACGTGCGCGAACTGGATTTGAGCGCCCGCTACGCCTGGAAGGCCACGCTGTCGAACGGCATGGTGCTGGACCTGGGCCGCGACCCGGGGGCCGACGCGCCCGACCCGCACGGGCTGCCGGGCGCGCTGCCGTTCGCCGCGCGCATCCAGCGCTTCGTGCAGGCCTGGCCGGCCGTAACCAGCCGCCTGGAAGGGCGCAGCGTCACGCAGGCCGACCTGCGCTACCCGAACGGATTCGCGCTGTCGCTGGCGCCGCTGCCGGACGGGCACTCCAAACCGAAATCTCCATCCACTTCTTCGAAGAAGCGTTAA
- a CDS encoding D-alanine--D-alanine ligase has product MNQPVTRSVPDARALGKVGVLYGGRSAERDVSLMSGKGVHQALLSAGVDAHLFDTGERTLADLAAAGFDRVFIALHGRYGEDGTLQGALELLGLPYTGSGPMASSLAMDKTMTKRVWLQHGLPTPAFEVLDAQSELRTVPDRLGLPLILKPPHEGSTVGITKVVGYSDMKEGYAQAAKFDDAVLAEQFIAGRELTVAVLGTGRSARALPVIEIVAPGGNYDYEHKYFSDETQYFCPADLPDAVAGQVADLAVRAYRALDCAGWGRIDFMLDAGNQPWLLEANTSPGMTGHSLVPMAAKAVGMSYAELCVSIVSEAACKVHSPARNS; this is encoded by the coding sequence ATGAATCAACCCGTGACCCGGTCCGTTCCCGACGCGCGCGCGCTGGGCAAAGTGGGTGTCTTGTACGGCGGCCGTTCGGCAGAACGCGACGTGTCGCTGATGTCGGGCAAGGGCGTGCACCAGGCTCTGCTGTCGGCGGGCGTGGACGCTCATCTTTTCGACACCGGCGAGCGTACGCTGGCCGACCTGGCGGCGGCCGGATTCGACCGCGTGTTCATCGCGCTGCACGGCCGCTATGGCGAAGACGGCACCTTGCAGGGCGCCCTGGAATTGCTGGGCCTGCCCTATACGGGCAGCGGCCCGATGGCGTCCAGCCTGGCCATGGACAAGACCATGACCAAGCGTGTGTGGCTGCAGCACGGGTTGCCCACCCCGGCCTTCGAAGTGCTCGATGCGCAGTCCGAACTGCGCACCGTGCCCGACCGGCTGGGCCTGCCGCTGATCCTGAAGCCGCCGCATGAAGGCTCCACCGTGGGCATCACCAAGGTGGTGGGCTATTCGGACATGAAAGAAGGCTATGCCCAGGCCGCCAAATTCGACGACGCCGTGCTGGCCGAGCAGTTCATCGCCGGGCGCGAGTTGACCGTGGCCGTGCTGGGCACGGGCCGTTCGGCGCGCGCGCTGCCGGTGATCGAGATCGTGGCGCCTGGCGGCAACTACGACTACGAGCACAAATATTTTTCGGACGAGACCCAGTACTTCTGCCCGGCCGACCTGCCCGACGCGGTGGCCGGCCAGGTGGCCGACCTGGCGGTGCGGGCGTACCGCGCGCTGGACTGCGCGGGCTGGGGCCGTATCGACTTCATGCTGGACGCAGGCAACCAGCCCTGGCTGCTGGAAGCCAATACGTCGCCCGGCATGACCGGCCATTCGCTGGTGCCGATGGCGGCCAAGGCGGTGGGCATGAGCTATGCCGAATTGTGTGTATCCATTGTGTCGGAGGCTGCCTGCAAAGTGCACAGCCCCGCGCGCAACTCTTGA
- the murC gene encoding UDP-N-acetylmuramate--L-alanine ligase, producing the protein MKHRIQHIHFVGIGGSGMSGIAEVLLNLGYTISGSDLQESAVTRRLAGLGAQVAIGHTAANVAGAGAIVTSTAVAGDNPEVIAARAAGIPVVPRAIMLAELMRLKRGIAVAGTHGKTTTTSLVASVLAAGDLDPTFVIGGRLTSAGANARLGQGEYIVVEADESDASFLNLLPVMAIVTNIDADHMDTYGHDVARLKSAFIEFTQRLPFYGSAVLCADDANVREIMPFVSRPITTYGLSPDAHVRGENVQADGTRMRFTVQRQDRATALPPLEVELNLPGLHNVRNALAAVAVATELGVPDDAISQALASFKGVGRRFTQTGEFPVPAAHGGGTFTLIDDYGHHPVEMAATLAAARGAWPERRIVLAFQPHRYTRTRDCFEDFVRVLGGADAVLLTEVYAAGEPPLVAADGRALARALRVAGRIEPVFVEDVADLPRAVLDFVRDGDVVVVMGAGSISKVPGLVGELA; encoded by the coding sequence ATGAAACACAGAATCCAGCATATCCACTTCGTCGGCATCGGCGGCTCGGGCATGAGCGGCATCGCCGAGGTGCTGCTCAACCTGGGCTACACCATCAGCGGGTCCGACCTGCAGGAATCGGCCGTCACCCGCCGCCTGGCCGGCCTGGGCGCGCAAGTGGCCATCGGCCATACGGCCGCCAACGTGGCCGGCGCCGGCGCCATCGTGACGTCCACCGCGGTGGCCGGCGACAACCCCGAAGTGATCGCCGCGCGGGCGGCCGGCATTCCGGTGGTGCCGCGCGCCATCATGCTGGCCGAACTGATGCGCCTGAAGCGCGGCATCGCCGTGGCGGGCACGCACGGCAAGACCACCACCACCAGCCTGGTGGCCAGCGTGCTGGCCGCCGGCGACCTGGATCCCACCTTCGTGATCGGCGGCCGCCTGACTTCGGCCGGCGCCAATGCGCGGCTGGGGCAGGGCGAGTACATCGTGGTCGAGGCCGACGAATCGGATGCCTCGTTCCTGAATCTGCTGCCGGTGATGGCCATCGTGACCAACATCGACGCCGACCACATGGACACTTACGGCCATGACGTGGCGCGGCTCAAGAGCGCGTTCATCGAATTCACGCAGCGCCTGCCGTTCTATGGCAGCGCGGTGCTGTGCGCCGACGACGCCAACGTGCGCGAGATCATGCCGTTCGTGTCGCGGCCGATCACCACTTACGGGCTGAGCCCCGATGCGCACGTGCGTGGCGAGAATGTACAGGCCGACGGCACCCGCATGCGCTTCACGGTGCAGCGCCAGGACCGCGCCACGGCGCTGCCGCCGCTGGAGGTCGAACTGAACCTGCCCGGCCTGCATAACGTGCGCAATGCGCTGGCGGCGGTTGCCGTGGCCACCGAACTGGGCGTGCCCGACGACGCCATCAGCCAGGCGCTGGCCTCGTTCAAGGGGGTGGGCCGCCGCTTCACCCAGACCGGCGAATTCCCCGTGCCGGCGGCCCATGGCGGCGGCACGTTCACCTTGATCGACGATTACGGCCATCACCCCGTAGAAATGGCGGCCACCCTGGCGGCCGCGCGCGGCGCATGGCCCGAGCGGCGCATCGTGCTGGCCTTCCAGCCGCACCGCTATACCCGCACGCGCGATTGTTTCGAAGATTTCGTCCGCGTGCTGGGCGGCGCCGACGCTGTGCTGCTTACCGAAGTCTATGCCGCCGGCGAGCCGCCTCTGGTGGCGGCCGACGGCCGCGCGCTGGCGCGCGCCCTGCGGGTGGCCGGCAGGATCGAGCCGGTGTTCGTCGAAGACGTGGCCGACCTGCCGCGGGCCGTGCTGGATTTCGTGCGCGACGGCGACGTGGTGGTCGTAATGGGCGCGGGCTCGATCAGCAAGGTGCCCGGCCTGGTAGGAGAACTGGCATGA